The following proteins are co-located in the Dehalococcoides mccartyi 195 genome:
- the gatA gene encoding Asp-tRNA(Asn)/Glu-tRNA(Gln) amidotransferase subunit GatA yields MTDLIKLTIAQSHKLLKERKLSSAELTRAHLDRIEKLEPEIKAFMTVCPESALAQAKAADEAIKQGHIRPLTGIPMALKDVLCTKGIRTTCSSRMLENFVPPYNAHVVDKLAEEGAVLLGKTNMDEFAMGSSTENSAFFTTHNPWNTAKVPGGSSGGSAACVAASEAVFSLGSDTGGSIRQPASFCSVTGLKPSYGMVSRYGLVAFASSLDQIGPFTKDVLDCALVMNAIAGFDDRDSTSVPQTAPDFSSCLDGDIKGFKLGVPKEYFSHNMRADIAEKINDALGVLSGLGASVDREVSLPHTPYALAVYYILAPSEASANLSRYDGVKYGYSYNQTENMWEAMEKTRAKGFGPEVKRRIMIGTYALSAGYYDAWYVKAQKVRTLISQEFNNAFEKYDALITPTTPNLPFSIGEKLSDPFEMYMCDTCTIPINIAGLPAISIPAGFVDGLPVGLQIIGKPFADQTIMRIAHAFQCATAWHKETPRL; encoded by the coding sequence ATGACAGATTTAATCAAGCTGACCATTGCCCAGTCCCACAAACTGCTGAAAGAACGGAAACTGTCATCCGCCGAGCTTACCCGAGCCCATCTGGACAGGATAGAAAAACTTGAGCCTGAGATAAAGGCTTTTATGACTGTCTGCCCGGAAAGTGCTTTAGCCCAGGCTAAAGCGGCTGACGAAGCTATAAAACAGGGGCATATCCGCCCGCTGACAGGTATCCCCATGGCCCTTAAAGATGTATTATGCACCAAAGGTATCCGCACCACCTGTTCCTCCAGGATGCTGGAAAACTTTGTGCCGCCGTATAATGCCCACGTGGTGGACAAACTGGCCGAAGAAGGGGCGGTGCTGCTGGGTAAAACCAACATGGACGAGTTTGCCATGGGTTCTTCCACCGAAAACTCGGCCTTCTTTACCACCCATAATCCCTGGAATACCGCCAAAGTTCCCGGCGGCTCTTCCGGCGGTTCGGCTGCCTGTGTGGCTGCTTCGGAAGCAGTCTTTTCACTGGGTTCGGATACCGGCGGTTCTATCCGCCAGCCGGCCAGCTTCTGCAGTGTTACCGGACTGAAACCCAGCTACGGTATGGTAAGCCGCTACGGGCTGGTAGCCTTTGCCAGTTCGCTTGACCAGATAGGCCCTTTTACCAAAGATGTTCTGGACTGTGCTCTGGTAATGAATGCCATTGCCGGCTTTGATGACCGTGACTCCACCTCCGTACCCCAGACAGCGCCTGATTTCAGCAGCTGCCTTGACGGGGATATAAAGGGGTTTAAACTGGGTGTACCCAAAGAATATTTCAGCCATAATATGCGGGCAGATATAGCCGAGAAGATAAATGACGCCTTGGGAGTACTTTCGGGTCTGGGTGCAAGCGTAGACCGGGAGGTATCCCTGCCCCATACTCCATACGCACTGGCGGTTTATTACATACTGGCACCCTCCGAGGCTTCGGCCAATTTGTCACGGTATGACGGGGTAAAATACGGTTATTCTTACAACCAGACCGAAAACATGTGGGAAGCTATGGAAAAGACCCGCGCCAAGGGATTCGGTCCGGAAGTAAAACGGCGTATCATGATAGGCACTTACGCCCTTTCAGCCGGCTATTATGACGCCTGGTATGTCAAAGCCCAGAAAGTGCGCACTCTGATAAGCCAGGAGTTTAACAACGCCTTTGAAAAATATGACGCCCTTATAACACCCACCACCCCCAACTTGCCTTTCAGTATCGGTGAAAAGCTGAGTGACCCCTTTGAGATGTATATGTGTGACACCTGCACTATCCCCATAAATATTGCCGGATTGCCCGCCATAAGCATACCGGCCGGGTTTGTAGATGGTTTACCAGTGGGTTTACAAATTATAGGCAAGCCCTTTGCTGACCAGACTATTATGCGCATAGCCCATGCTTTCCAGTGCGCCACCGCCTGGCACAAGGAAACTCCCCGGTTATAG
- a CDS encoding DUF2178 domain-containing protein, whose product MNIKIYRYIVILLSVILGIGIGWAAANGLYLFGLLVVPIFIGMNIFLRNQVKGILADERQYRIQEKAASFTIRIFGPVIGLAPLVYMVINEDAASSPEYWLLVGMALFFILLYDLANLYYRNKM is encoded by the coding sequence ATGAATATCAAAATTTACCGCTATATAGTTATTTTGCTATCGGTAATACTGGGTATCGGCATAGGCTGGGCTGCAGCCAACGGATTGTACCTGTTCGGGCTGCTGGTAGTGCCTATCTTTATAGGTATGAATATATTTTTAAGAAACCAGGTCAAGGGCATACTGGCAGACGAACGCCAGTACCGTATTCAGGAAAAGGCTGCCAGTTTCACCATCCGCATTTTCGGCCCGGTAATAGGTCTTGCCCCTCTGGTTTACATGGTGATTAATGAAGACGCCGCCTCTTCTCCCGAATACTGGCTGCTGGTAGGCATGGCCTTATTCTTTATTTTGCTGTATGACCTGGCTAATCTGTATTACCGGAATAAAATGTAA
- a CDS encoding helix-turn-helix transcriptional regulator, giving the protein MQNKLRVLRAIHNLTQEELADKLGITRQTVIAIEWGKYSPSLELAFKIASLFKAPIEEIFTYNTEQERQ; this is encoded by the coding sequence ATGCAAAATAAACTCCGGGTTTTAAGAGCCATACACAACCTTACTCAGGAGGAACTGGCGGACAAACTGGGTATAACCCGCCAGACCGTTATCGCTATAGAGTGGGGAAAGTACTCCCCCTCCCTGGAGCTGGCTTTCAAGATAGCTTCCCTTTTCAAAGCACCAATAGAAGAAATATTTACATACAATACTGAACAGGAAAGGCAATGA
- a CDS encoding ABC transporter ATP-binding protein: MIEVNNLSKTFKGKTVLDNISFSVAPGEIFGFLGPNGAGKTTTMRIILGLLNPSSGQATLNGKNLAKDDAARSKVGVLLEVDGIYDRLSAYENLRYFADIYRIPNREARINELLEFFDLNGRRNDPAGKFSKGMKRKLALAKAIMHKPEVLFLDEPASGLDPEAQKNFRDLILSLSREGNMTIFLNSHDLDEVQRICNKVAIIKGGKLLAWDSLANLGRKNRQPGMELSFGNTADIEQAEKLLTSAKLAIDIHRTQEGLTLTPAEGADTSQIITYLAGHDIKLEEVRKLKRSLEEIYLETMKQETR; encoded by the coding sequence ATGATAGAAGTAAACAACCTTAGCAAAACCTTCAAGGGCAAAACAGTACTGGATAATATCAGTTTCAGTGTAGCTCCGGGGGAAATATTCGGTTTTCTGGGGCCAAACGGCGCCGGAAAAACCACCACCATGAGAATTATTTTAGGTCTTTTAAACCCCAGCAGCGGCCAGGCCACCCTGAACGGCAAAAATCTGGCTAAAGATGATGCCGCCAGAAGCAAAGTGGGGGTTCTGCTGGAAGTGGACGGCATTTATGACCGCCTGAGCGCCTATGAAAACCTGCGGTATTTTGCAGATATCTACCGGATACCTAACCGCGAAGCCCGGATAAACGAACTGCTGGAATTTTTTGACCTGAACGGACGCCGGAATGACCCGGCAGGCAAATTTTCAAAAGGCATGAAACGCAAACTGGCGCTGGCCAAGGCTATTATGCACAAACCGGAGGTTCTTTTTCTGGACGAACCGGCCTCCGGGCTTGACCCCGAAGCCCAGAAAAACTTCCGTGACCTTATCCTGTCCCTCTCACGCGAGGGCAATATGACTATTTTTCTGAATTCGCATGACCTGGACGAAGTTCAGCGTATCTGCAATAAAGTGGCCATTATCAAGGGCGGCAAACTGCTGGCCTGGGACAGTCTGGCCAACCTGGGCAGGAAAAACCGCCAGCCCGGCATGGAACTTTCCTTTGGCAATACGGCTGATATTGAGCAAGCCGAAAAACTGCTCACCTCAGCCAAACTGGCAATTGATATTCACCGTACCCAGGAGGGCCTGACCCTGACTCCGGCTGAAGGTGCGGACACCTCCCAGATAATCACTTATCTAGCCGGTCATGATATTAAGCTGGAAGAAGTGCGCAAACTAAAACGGTCTCTGGAGGAAATATATCTGGAGACTATGAAACAGGAGACCAGGTAA
- a CDS encoding ABC transporter permease, with amino-acid sequence MQNIFTVAKKEIRYNFSNRGMLIQALIMPVLFGFLYSNNLSSQAGMNLSINGIVFYLSIMISAFMSYMFLSQAFVMEKYTRTIESLMCTPLSLRDILLGKVLGVSVSTYPFVLLAVLIPIIRTGLENGEFILPSLAIFVQVLFVTPLVIMGFVNLMGFLNLYVGLKEYRILTLIVFVPLFGLMGAGIGLASNIDAQWALVGIVAGVAVLLLAISTYLTRFLSRERIVTTLP; translated from the coding sequence ATGCAAAATATATTTACGGTAGCTAAAAAGGAAATCCGGTATAACTTCAGCAACAGGGGTATGCTTATTCAGGCGCTCATTATGCCCGTACTGTTCGGTTTTCTGTATTCCAATAATCTGTCCAGTCAAGCTGGTATGAATTTATCCATTAACGGCATAGTCTTTTACCTGTCCATTATGATAAGTGCCTTTATGTCTTATATGTTCCTCAGCCAGGCATTCGTAATGGAAAAATACACCCGCACTATTGAAAGCCTGATGTGCACCCCGCTCAGCCTGCGGGATATTCTGCTGGGCAAAGTGCTGGGGGTAAGCGTCTCCACCTACCCGTTTGTCCTGCTGGCCGTCTTGATACCCATTATCCGTACCGGTCTTGAAAACGGGGAGTTTATACTGCCCTCGCTGGCGATATTTGTTCAGGTGCTGTTTGTGACCCCGCTGGTTATTATGGGCTTTGTAAACCTGATGGGCTTTTTAAACCTGTATGTGGGGCTGAAGGAGTACCGCATTCTAACCCTGATAGTCTTCGTACCCCTGTTCGGCCTGATGGGTGCGGGTATAGGCCTGGCCAGCAATATTGATGCCCAGTGGGCTCTGGTAGGCATAGTAGCCGGTGTGGCAGTATTGCTGCTGGCTATTTCTACTTACCTGACCCGCTTTCTCAGCCGGGAAAGGATAGTAACCACCCTGCCCTAA
- a CDS encoding Lrp/AsnC family transcriptional regulator has translation MLSDILKILENDSRITPDRLACMTGLAEGDISREIKQAEADKTILKYKTVINWEKLGHEQVFALIEVKVSPQRDVGFDAIAERIYRYPEVRSCYLLSGTYDLLVMVGGKTMQMVANFVAQKLAPIEGVQGAVTHFLLKRFKEDDEIIDGNDDIKREPVVL, from the coding sequence ATGCTTAGTGACATTTTAAAAATCCTGGAAAATGACTCCCGTATTACACCTGACAGACTGGCCTGCATGACCGGCCTTGCCGAAGGGGATATCAGCCGTGAGATAAAGCAAGCCGAAGCTGACAAGACTATCCTCAAATATAAAACCGTCATAAACTGGGAGAAACTGGGACACGAACAGGTTTTTGCCCTGATTGAGGTCAAGGTCAGCCCCCAGAGAGATGTGGGTTTTGATGCCATTGCCGAAAGGATTTACCGCTACCCGGAGGTGCGCTCCTGCTATCTGCTTTCAGGCACTTATGACCTGCTGGTAATGGTAGGCGGCAAGACTATGCAGATGGTGGCTAATTTCGTAGCCCAAAAACTGGCTCCGATAGAAGGCGTACAGGGAGCGGTCACCCATTTTCTGCTTAAGCGGTTCAAAGAAGACGACGAAATAATTGACGGCAATGATGATATCAAACGCGAGCCGGTAGTCCTTTAA
- a CDS encoding aminotransferase class I/II-fold pyridoxal phosphate-dependent enzyme: MTSQVETDKGFISDRAKELKPSGIRKFFDLAAKMGSGAISLGVGEPDFTTPWHIRESAIYALEKGYTMYTSNAGLLELRQEIAKYLYQTYKLEYNPETEILITVGSSEALDLVMRATLNPGDEVLMTDPAYVAYPSCVFMAYGNPVQIPTFEANNFEISAADIAPRITPKTRSILLGYPSNPTGAVMPKAKLAEIAKLACEKNLLVVSDEIYDKIIYSGFEHTCFATLPGMRERSVIINGFSKTYAMTGWRIGYAAGPADIIQAMTKIHQHTMLCAPIAAQKAALEALKNGHDDVRLMVEEYDRRRRFIVKSFNDMGLSCFEPKGAFYTFPSVKKTGLSSAEFAEKLLLEETVAAVPGTAFGDSGEGYLRCCYATSMKDLEEAMKRFRHFLKHNCPGM, from the coding sequence ATGACATCACAGGTGGAAACGGACAAAGGTTTTATCTCAGACAGAGCCAAAGAGCTCAAGCCTTCTGGCATACGCAAATTCTTTGACCTGGCCGCCAAGATGGGCAGCGGAGCTATATCTCTGGGTGTGGGTGAACCTGACTTTACAACCCCGTGGCATATCCGCGAATCTGCCATTTACGCTCTGGAAAAGGGCTACACCATGTATACCTCTAACGCCGGGCTTTTGGAACTCCGCCAGGAGATAGCCAAATACCTGTACCAAACCTACAAACTGGAGTACAACCCCGAAACCGAAATCTTAATAACCGTGGGCTCAAGTGAGGCTTTGGACCTGGTTATGCGGGCTACCCTGAACCCCGGTGACGAAGTGCTTATGACTGACCCGGCTTATGTAGCTTATCCTTCCTGTGTCTTTATGGCATACGGCAACCCGGTCCAGATACCCACTTTTGAAGCTAATAATTTTGAAATAAGTGCGGCAGATATTGCCCCCAGAATTACCCCCAAGACCCGTTCAATTTTGCTGGGGTATCCTTCAAACCCCACCGGGGCGGTTATGCCCAAGGCCAAACTGGCCGAGATTGCCAAGCTAGCGTGCGAGAAGAACCTGCTGGTGGTATCTGACGAGATATATGACAAGATTATCTACTCCGGTTTTGAACATACCTGCTTTGCCACTTTGCCGGGTATGCGCGAACGGAGTGTAATTATCAACGGCTTTTCCAAAACATATGCCATGACCGGCTGGCGGATTGGCTATGCGGCCGGTCCGGCGGATATTATTCAGGCTATGACCAAGATACATCAGCATACCATGCTGTGTGCTCCCATTGCTGCCCAGAAAGCCGCCCTGGAAGCCCTGAAGAATGGTCATGATGACGTGCGGCTGATGGTAGAGGAATATGACCGCCGCCGCCGGTTTATAGTAAAAAGTTTCAACGATATGGGGCTGTCCTGCTTTGAGCCCAAAGGCGCTTTTTACACCTTTCCTTCAGTCAAAAAAACCGGACTGAGTTCAGCCGAATTTGCCGAAAAGCTGCTCCTGGAAGAAACGGTGGCCGCCGTACCCGGCACTGCTTTTGGTGATAGCGGCGAGGGTTACCTGCGCTGCTGTTACGCTACCTCCATGAAAGATCTAGAAGAAGCCATGAAGCGTTTCCGCCACTTTTTAAAGCACAACTGCCCCGGGATGTAA
- the trpS gene encoding tryptophan--tRNA ligase → MKRVFSGVRPTGRLHLGNYLGAVKNYVALQDDYECIYCVVDIHALTTLEETDALKENIYEMMLDLLASGLDPKKCILFVQSQVPEINELFTLFGMITPLSWLLRVPTFKEKVRMHPDNVNYGLVGYPVLQAADISLYKADLVPVGVDQLPHLELTREIVRRFNEKFGDTFPEAQARLTNFPTVVGLDGKDKMSKSLNNHIELALSEEETAKKVMSAVTDPARQYKTDPGHPDICNVYKLHNYFSPQAVAQIADDCRNARIGCVQCKRALAEAINVYLRPIRAKRSKLAENPDEIYRIMADGAERAGAIARETIDEVRRKMNLR, encoded by the coding sequence ATGAAACGGGTTTTTTCCGGTGTCCGTCCCACAGGCCGTCTCCATCTGGGCAACTACCTTGGAGCGGTTAAAAACTATGTGGCCTTGCAAGATGATTACGAATGTATTTACTGCGTAGTAGACATTCACGCCCTGACCACTCTGGAAGAAACGGATGCCTTAAAAGAAAACATATATGAAATGATGCTGGATTTGCTGGCATCGGGTCTGGACCCCAAAAAGTGTATCCTGTTTGTTCAGTCTCAGGTGCCGGAAATAAACGAACTCTTTACCCTGTTCGGCATGATTACCCCTCTAAGCTGGCTGCTTCGGGTGCCCACCTTCAAGGAAAAGGTCAGGATGCACCCTGACAATGTTAACTATGGTCTGGTAGGCTATCCGGTGCTTCAGGCGGCAGATATATCCCTTTACAAGGCTGACTTAGTGCCGGTGGGGGTTGACCAGCTGCCTCATCTGGAGCTTACCCGTGAGATAGTCCGCCGGTTCAATGAAAAATTCGGGGATACTTTCCCTGAGGCGCAGGCACGCCTGACCAATTTTCCCACGGTGGTTGGTCTGGACGGCAAGGACAAAATGAGCAAGTCGCTCAACAATCATATTGAGCTGGCTCTGTCAGAGGAAGAGACTGCCAAAAAAGTAATGAGTGCGGTTACTGATCCTGCCCGCCAGTATAAGACCGACCCCGGCCACCCCGATATCTGCAACGTGTACAAACTGCATAATTATTTCAGTCCCCAGGCAGTAGCCCAGATTGCAGATGACTGCCGGAACGCCCGCATAGGCTGTGTTCAGTGCAAACGGGCTCTGGCCGAAGCTATCAACGTCTACTTGCGCCCCATCCGGGCAAAAAGAAGCAAGCTGGCTGAAAACCCTGATGAGATTTACCGCATTATGGCAGACGGGGCGGAACGGGCAGGAGCGATAGCCCGGGAGACTATTGATGAAGTCCGCCGGAAAATGAATCTCCGCTGA
- the ispH gene encoding 4-hydroxy-3-methylbut-2-enyl diphosphate reductase → MKVECASNIGFCFGVRRAINILEKTAAEKGGVETLGALVHNQQVLNRLSGMGVRVVKNIEDISGRTVAISSHGVGPLVLDELKSKGLEVVDTTCPFVKRAQVAAKRFHDAGFFTVIYGDVNHPEVKGIMGWAGGDGLATLNPQGLVDVPDVSRYIGVLSQTTQIPTGFTSFVKNVIDQALVKDAEIRIADTLCHDIRERQTAALELAGRVDLMLVIGGHNSANTRHLLDLCKTVSNTYLIETASELQTGWLRGVNRIGITSGASTDETTISEVCSYLGSLSAGT, encoded by the coding sequence ATGAAAGTGGAATGCGCATCTAATATCGGTTTTTGTTTTGGGGTACGGCGTGCCATAAACATACTGGAGAAAACTGCCGCCGAAAAGGGTGGGGTGGAGACGCTGGGGGCTTTGGTGCATAACCAGCAGGTCTTAAACCGCCTTTCGGGCATGGGTGTCCGGGTAGTAAAAAATATAGAAGACATTTCTGGCCGGACGGTAGCCATTTCCTCCCACGGGGTGGGGCCTTTAGTTTTAGATGAACTGAAATCTAAGGGGCTGGAGGTAGTGGATACCACCTGTCCGTTTGTAAAAAGGGCTCAGGTAGCTGCCAAACGCTTTCATGATGCCGGTTTTTTTACCGTAATCTACGGTGATGTAAACCACCCGGAGGTTAAGGGCATTATGGGTTGGGCAGGCGGGGACGGGTTGGCTACCCTTAATCCGCAGGGACTGGTTGACGTGCCAGATGTATCCCGTTATATAGGGGTGCTTTCCCAAACCACCCAGATACCCACCGGCTTCACCTCGTTTGTTAAAAATGTGATAGACCAGGCTCTGGTGAAAGATGCTGAAATCCGTATAGCGGATACTCTCTGCCACGATATCCGGGAGCGGCAGACAGCCGCTTTGGAACTGGCAGGCAGGGTAGACCTGATGCTGGTTATCGGCGGGCATAACAGCGCCAATACCCGCCACCTGCTGGATTTGTGCAAGACCGTATCAAACACCTATCTGATAGAGACTGCTTCGGAACTGCAAACCGGATGGCTTAGGGGGGTAAACCGCATCGGCATTACCTCCGGGGCTTCCACTGACGAAACTACTATATCCGAAGTTTGTTCGTATCTGGGCAGCCTTTCAGCCGGAACTTAG
- a CDS encoding tagatose 1,6-diphosphate aldolase, whose product MTISAGKLLNLTALASQRGLFEIAAMDHRGSIKKHLCPKTTEEECYRSLADFKLSLCRAFSGQASAVLLDPIYGLPECLAQNAIAPGCGLLVSLESSGYCGEAEYRTTELLKNWGVNKIKLLGANAVKLLLYYRPDIKDLAKTQQLLVKTVADECRKLDIPFVLEPVTYPTGQELKNAGLFAKNKPGLVLSTVEDLAGLGIDILKVEFPADLRFSLTEDEAFISARKLDSICPVPWAILSAGADFNLYVRELEIACQCGASGFLAGRAVWQEALEITNPVNRQDFINRVAAERFKRLCQIAENTGRPWHEKLGLKAGNFINPSPTWYANYQPGENP is encoded by the coding sequence ATGACTATCAGTGCCGGTAAACTGCTTAACCTGACTGCTCTGGCCAGCCAGAGAGGTTTATTTGAGATTGCGGCTATGGACCACCGCGGCTCCATAAAAAAGCACCTCTGCCCGAAAACCACCGAAGAAGAATGCTACCGCAGCCTGGCTGATTTCAAACTGAGCCTTTGCCGGGCTTTTTCAGGGCAGGCCAGCGCCGTACTCCTTGACCCCATTTACGGGCTGCCTGAGTGCCTGGCCCAAAACGCCATTGCACCCGGCTGCGGCTTGCTTGTCAGCCTGGAATCAAGCGGTTACTGCGGAGAGGCTGAGTACCGGACTACCGAACTTCTTAAAAACTGGGGGGTAAACAAGATAAAACTGCTGGGGGCAAACGCCGTCAAGCTGCTGCTTTATTACCGCCCGGATATAAAAGATTTAGCCAAGACCCAGCAGCTTCTGGTAAAAACCGTGGCTGACGAATGCCGCAAACTGGATATCCCCTTTGTGCTGGAGCCTGTTACCTACCCCACCGGGCAGGAACTGAAAAATGCCGGGCTTTTTGCCAAAAACAAACCGGGTTTAGTCCTTTCCACCGTAGAAGATTTGGCAGGACTGGGTATAGATATACTCAAGGTGGAGTTTCCCGCCGACCTCCGCTTCAGCCTGACCGAAGATGAGGCCTTTATATCCGCCCGAAAACTGGACTCCATCTGTCCCGTACCCTGGGCTATACTCTCTGCCGGGGCGGATTTTAACCTGTACGTGCGTGAACTGGAGATAGCCTGCCAGTGCGGGGCATCCGGTTTTCTGGCCGGCAGAGCCGTCTGGCAGGAAGCTTTGGAGATAACCAACCCGGTAAACCGCCAGGATTTTATAAACCGCGTGGCCGCCGAAAGGTTTAAACGCCTGTGTCAGATAGCCGAAAATACGGGACGCCCCTGGCATGAAAAACTGGGACTTAAAGCGGGTAATTTTATAAACCCCAGCCCCACCTGGTATGCCAACTACCAGCCGGGAGAAAACCCATGA
- the pfkB gene encoding 1-phosphofructokinase: MITTVTLNPCLDKHIDVHGLVLYETNRWHLMSKYAGGKGIDVSRAIHEMGNDTIACGFLGSEEGREIETLLAKQGLKYRFTPISQPTRSCFIIYDTKTRRQTNLNAPGPRITPSELKLFHEDLHRESASSNIIVMSGSVPPGIPSNVYFTLIKSAHKLGKQTILDTTGKYLRAGLKAKPCLVKPNIREAEELLGRKLETEAEIILGAKEIVQMGAGIAVISMGKKGLIASDGKQVIKASSPYVRVKSAVGAGDSTVAGLAISLCRGDSLEEACRLGVAMGTAAVMTPGTELCHREDVLYWLPRIKIRRLA, encoded by the coding sequence ATGATTACCACCGTTACCCTAAACCCCTGTCTGGACAAACACATAGACGTGCATGGTCTGGTACTGTACGAAACTAACCGCTGGCATCTTATGTCCAAATATGCCGGCGGCAAAGGCATAGATGTGTCACGGGCGATACATGAAATGGGAAATGATACCATTGCCTGCGGTTTTCTGGGCAGTGAAGAGGGACGGGAGATAGAAACCCTGCTTGCAAAACAGGGGCTTAAATACCGCTTCACTCCCATAAGCCAGCCTACCCGAAGCTGTTTTATAATATACGACACTAAAACCCGCCGCCAGACTAATCTTAACGCCCCCGGCCCGCGGATAACGCCGTCTGAACTGAAACTTTTTCACGAAGACCTGCACAGGGAAAGCGCTTCGTCAAACATTATTGTTATGTCAGGCAGCGTACCGCCGGGAATACCTTCAAACGTCTATTTCACCCTTATCAAGAGCGCCCATAAACTGGGCAAGCAAACCATACTGGATACCACCGGCAAATACCTGCGGGCAGGGCTTAAGGCTAAACCCTGTCTGGTAAAGCCTAATATCCGCGAAGCGGAAGAGCTGCTGGGCAGGAAACTGGAAACCGAGGCTGAAATAATACTGGGGGCTAAGGAAATAGTCCAAATGGGAGCGGGCATAGCGGTAATCTCCATGGGCAAAAAGGGGCTGATAGCCAGTGACGGCAAGCAGGTTATAAAAGCCAGCTCTCCCTATGTGCGGGTAAAAAGCGCGGTGGGGGCGGGTGATTCAACGGTGGCCGGCTTGGCCATATCCCTTTGCCGAGGGGACAGTCTGGAAGAAGCCTGCCGTTTAGGTGTAGCCATGGGGACAGCCGCCGTGATGACGCCGGGCACCGAACTCTGCCACCGCGAAGACGTTTTGTACTGGCTGCCCCGCATTAAAATCCGCCGTTTAGCTTAG
- a CDS encoding DUF5667 domain-containing protein — MNVKNNPEFDNILSECLDRILIDGQDLESCLRLYPDQAVELAPLLKTAIGINALASGCKPSESFKAKARYEFMSALNESKHKKGFFRWRLNWASGLVGALMFLFVSGGGVAVAASGSMPDSPLYSVKLATEELWLNVSFSDEGKLNTMNQIADRRVAEIIYLSDTNQVSLLRQTNDKLNSALSVMANLIWAESSMMSADNSQGRDDTEILGLPSVEAPDKTPGMPETPGGSVGTTQYYIFLSAIANQDALNLALERASDDVREDMAWVIANTIAAYQRLLNIMDIP, encoded by the coding sequence ATGAATGTAAAAAATAACCCCGAATTTGATAATATCCTGAGTGAATGCCTGGACCGTATTCTTATAGACGGGCAGGATTTGGAAAGCTGTCTCCGCTTATATCCCGACCAGGCGGTGGAGCTGGCTCCTTTACTGAAAACAGCTATCGGTATTAATGCCCTTGCCTCAGGCTGCAAGCCTTCGGAGTCGTTCAAAGCCAAAGCCCGTTACGAATTTATGTCTGCCCTGAATGAAAGCAAGCACAAGAAAGGCTTTTTCCGGTGGCGTCTTAACTGGGCAAGCGGCCTTGTCGGCGCTCTGATGTTCCTGTTCGTTTCAGGCGGAGGGGTAGCGGTGGCGGCTTCCGGCAGTATGCCTGACAGCCCCCTTTACAGTGTAAAGCTGGCAACCGAAGAACTCTGGCTGAACGTTTCCTTTAGTGATGAGGGTAAGCTGAATACCATGAACCAGATTGCCGACAGAAGGGTTGCCGAGATAATTTATCTGTCGGATACCAATCAGGTCAGCCTTTTAAGGCAGACTAATGACAAGCTGAATTCCGCTCTGTCTGTTATGGCAAACCTGATATGGGCTGAAAGCAGTATGATGTCTGCTGATAATTCCCAAGGCAGAGATGATACTGAAATATTGGGTTTGCCCTCAGTAGAAGCACCTGATAAAACCCCGGGGATGCCTGAAACTCCGGGCGGCAGTGTTGGGACTACCCAGTATTATATCTTCCTTTCCGCCATTGCCAATCAGGATGCGCTTAATCTGGCGCTGGAAAGGGCTTCCGATGATGTGCGTGAGGATATGGCCTGGGTAATTGCCAATACCATTGCGGCTTACCAGCGGCTATTAAATATTATGGATATCCCCTGA